The proteins below come from a single Cololabis saira isolate AMF1-May2022 chromosome 2, fColSai1.1, whole genome shotgun sequence genomic window:
- the nmbb gene encoding neuromedin Bb: MRRLTLNNVCQSGLFTYFFLFAFMSLTTAVSFDLTELRNKVAKIKVNPRGNLWATGHFMGKKSVMDTPLLASQEDQGTGTVGVRVPAEQSALRELFQEFLRVALQAEVDAQESRSRNPEVDLLTKILESYIRSRK, from the exons ATGAGAAGACTCACACTGAACAATGTTTGCCAATCAggcttatttacttattttttcttgtttgcttTCATGTCTTTGACCACTGCAGTTAGTTTCGACTTGACTGAGCTAAGGAATAAAGTTGCAAAAATCAAAGTGAATCCCAGAGGCAACCTTTGGGCTACAG GACATTTCATGGGCAAGAAGAGTGTGATGGACACACCTCTGCTGGCCTCACAAGAGGACCAGGGCACGGGCACTGTTGGAGTGCGCGTGCCCGCGGAGCAGAGCGCGCTCCGGGAGCTTTTCCAGGAGTTTCTGCGCGTTGCGCTGCAGGCAGAGGTGGACGCGCAGGAGAGTCGCTCCAGAAACCCA GAGGTGGACTTGTTGACGAAGATTTTAGAAAGCTACATCCGAAGCAGAAAGTGA
- the LOC133463372 gene encoding tetraspanin-3-like, whose protein sequence is MGQCGITSSKTVLVFLNLIFWAAAGILCYIGAYVFITYDDYDHFFEDVYTLIPAVVIIAVGTLLFIIGLIGCCATVRESSCGLATFAAILLLVFVTECVVVVLGYIYRAKVEKEVNHSIQKVYNEYSGTNTDAPSRAIDYVQRQLHCCGIHNYSDWRNTRWFKESKNNSVPVSCCQPNISNCTGTLTRPADLYQEGCEALVVKKLKEIMMYVIWAALTFASIQMLGMLCACVVLCRRSHDPAYELLVTTNSYA, encoded by the exons ATGGGACAGTGTGGCATCACGTCATCCAAAACCGTCTTGGTTTTCCTTAACCTCATATTCTGG GCTGCAGCTGGGATCTTGTGCTACATTGGAGCTTACGTGTTTATCACGTACGACGACTACGACCACTTCTTTGAGGATGTGTACACCTTGATTCCTGCTGTTGTTATCATAGCTGTCGGGACTCTTCTTTTCATCATCGGCTTGATTGGTTGCTGTGCAACAGTGCGGGAGAGTTCATGCGGCCTGGCAACA TTTGCTGCAATCCTCCTGTTGGTATTTGTGACGGAGTGCGTGGTGGTGGTGCTTGGCTACATTTACAGGGCAAAG GTAGAAAAGGAGGTGAATCACTCCATCCAGAAAGTTTACAATGAGTACAGTGGCACCAACACTGATGCTCCCAGCCGCGCCATTGACTACGTGCAGAGACAG CTTCACTGTTGTGGGATTCACAACTACTCCGACTGGAGGAACACCCGCTGGTTTAAAGAGTCCAAGAACAACAGTGTCCCAGTCAGCTGCTGTCAGCCCAACATCAGCAACTGCACAGGCACTCTGACCCGACCAGCAGATCTGTACCaagag GGTTGTGAAGCTCTTGTTGTGAAGAAATTAAAGGAGATTATGATGTATGTCATCTGGGCTGCTTTAACTTTCGCATCTATACAG aTGCTGGGCATGCTCTGTGCCTGCGTGGTGCTTTGCAGGAGGAGCCACGATCCAGCCTACGAACTGCTGGTCACAACCAACAGCTACGCATGA